CCATGGCATGCTCACGGACGCCAAAGCGCACGTTGCGGGCGCTGTAGTCGTGCCGGCTGAAGTTGCCGGTGCCGCTGATCAGGGTATTGGTGCTGGGCGCCAGGTCGGCATCGCCGCCAATCATGGTCTTCACGCGGCGAGCGATAGCGTTCAGGACTTTGCCGCCAGCCTTGCGGGTAGCCATGGCCCCGCTTTCCGGGGAGAAGGTGGGCAGGTCGGCGTCCCAGTCTGCCGGTAGCTCGCCGGCCCAGGCCCGCGCCAGTTCCGCGTAGAGGTCCGGATAGGCGTCTTCGTAGGCTGCCAGCAGTTCGCTCCAAGCCTGCTGACTTTCACGGCCACGATCCTTGGCCTTACGCATATGGTCGAGGACTTCGGGCGGCACGTAGAAGGTCGGCTCGGCTGGCCAGCCCAGGTTCTCCTTGGTCAGCCGCACCTCGTCTGCCCCCAGGGGGGAACCATGGGCCTCATGGGAATTGGCCTTGTTGGGGCTGCCATAGCCGATGGTCGTGCGAACATCGATCAGGATTGGCCGATCGGTCACCTGATGGGCTGCGCGCAGGGCACCCGCCAGCGCATCAACATCATTGCCGTCGTCAACCTGAAGCACATGCCAGCCGTAAGCCCTGAAGCGCGCCGGAATGTCTTCGCTGAAGGTATCGCTGGTAGGGCCGGCCAGGGTGATATGGTTGTCGTCGTACAGGCAGATGAGCTTGTGGAGGCCAAGATGCCCGGCCAGCGAAGCCGCCTCATGGCTGATGCCTTCCATGAGGTCGCCATCCGAGGCCAGGACATAGGTGTAGTGATCAATGATGGGATAACCGGGGCGGTTGAAGACGGCGGCAAGATGCGCCTCCGCTACGGCCATACCCACCGCTGTGGCAAAGCCCTGACCGAGCGGGCCGGTTGTTGTCTCCACGCCAGGCGTTTCACCATATTCTGGATGGCCAGGGGTGGCGCTGCCCCATTGGCGGAACTGTTTGAGGTCTTCCAGGGAAACGCCGTAGCCAGTCAGATAAAGCAGGCTATAAAGCAACATGCTGCCATGGCCGGCAGACAGGACAAACCGGTCACGATCAGGCCATTCCGGGTTGGTGGGGTTGTGCTTCAGAAATTGAGTCCACAGCACATAGGCCATTGGCGCCGCACCCATGGGCAGGCCGGGATGCCCGCTGTTGGCCTTCTGGATAGCGTCAACCGCGAGCATCCGAATGGTATTGATGCTGAGGCTGGCGATATCCGTCTGGGTCATGATTGACACGGAAGTTCACTCCTTTGGCGACACGCGAGCCGCACGTAAGTGTCCCCTATTATAGCGGATGGGCGATGGGTAACCATGCCGAATCGAGGAGATAGGGCGATCTACGAGAGGAATCTACCGCCATGTTACCTTGCCGACTTGTTCTCCGCTGCACCCTGGGCCATAGATTTCTGGCTTGCTGGCAGTTCCGGCTGGCCCGGCAAGTCATGCCTCAGGGCGTGGCCTCCTGTTGAAGCTGACGGCGCCAGGCACGGATGCTCTCGGCGTGTTCCTGCTCGTGCCAGGTGGCTGTCTCCTGGATCAGGTAAGCCAGCGGCTCGCCTTCCATCCATTCGAAGCGCAACGGGTCTTCCAGTAACTGTTCATCAAGCCCTTCAATAGCCAGGAGCAGATGCTTGTGCACGCCGTGAAAATCTGGCAGCAGGATGTCCAGCGGACGGTTGGCGTGCTGGTGGTATTGCTCCATGTTCCACTCATCGATGTCCTCGATCAGGACAATGGGCGGCGCATTGCGGTAAGCGGGGGAGAGCTTGCGATTCAGAGCGGTAACCAGTTCGGCTTCCCAGGCGATCAGGTGGGCGATGATATCCTTGACCGACCAGATACCTTCCACCCCGGGTCGCAGCATCTCGTCCTCTGATAGCCCTTCAATGGCAGCGAGGAATTCGGCCCGCGCTGCGCGGAGATCGTCAAGTAGTGCTTTCTTACTCACCGTATCCTGCTTTCAGGTGCTCAGGCGAAAATCCTGGTGATCCATTCGATGGAAAGCGCCCCGGCCCAGGCCAGGACAATCGACTGGATGGTCTTACCCAGGATGGCAGCCAGCAAGAACTGCCACCAGGGCATATGGGAGGCCCCGGCCAGCAGACCGGCCATATCAAAGACAGGATTGGGGATGATGGCCAGCACGAAAATCACCAGCGGCCCAAAACGATCCATCCAATGGTCAAAACGCTGGTAGACTCTGGTGTGCTCCAGGGGGGTCACACCGCCATAGCCGGCCAGGTAACCTGTCAGCTCACCAAGTGCAGCGCCCGGTCCGGCGGCCAGCCCCAGCAGCCAGGGGTTGAGTGTGCTGCTCATGGCAATGACATACACGAGTCCCGGTACGGGCAGGATCACCGTCGCATTGCCGGCCAGCATGATCAAAAACGCGCCCAGATAGCCCAGCGCACGCAATTCCTCGATATGGTTGGCCAGCAGCGCAATCACAACCGTGATCGCCAGCGCGAGCACGACCGCTCCTACGCGCTTCCAGGGAATTGTGCCGATCGACCTGCTGATCGGCAGTCTCTGCGCAGGTTCGGGAACGCGGGAGTCTTCCAGCGACATGGTGAAATCCTCAGGATAGGAATCGTCTCTGCCTGTAATAACCCTTCCGCCTGACCGGCGTGTTGGCCAGCCGCCCGAATATTACGTCTCGTCTGGCTTGCCGTCAACGTACCGGGTGGGCGTCGCCTGTAGTCTGCCTGCAAGAGGTTGATCCCACCGGGTGACAGTGGATTAGAACACTTGTGTGAGCGGCGATTCTCTATTATTCTTGCGGTAGACAGCGGCATAGGTGTCGGAGGAGAAGGTCTCGTGCGGTTTCTCCATATCGCGGATGTTCACCTGGGCAATCAGCAGTACAACCTCAAGGAACGGTACAACGATTTTGGCCGTGCCTTTGCAGACATGGTGACGCTGGCGCTGGATAAAGGCGTGGATGCGCTGGTCATCGCCGGCGACCTGTTCCACAAGTCGGCAGTTGAGCCGCTGACATTGCTGCAGGCTGAGGATGGCCTGCAGCGTTTGCACGATGCCGGTGTGCCGGTGATTGTGGTGCATGGCAACCACGATAGCGCGCGCTACATGGCCCAGATGTCCTGGCTGGATTATCTTGGCGAGCGCGGCCTTGTTCATCTGCTGGCTCCGCAGTTCGACCGTTCAGGCGTTGTGCTGCTGCCCTGGGATGGTCAGGAGAAGCAGGGCGCGTATCTGGATATCGGCCATATCCGGTTTGTAGGCGTGCCCTGGCTTGGATCGTCAGCAGGACACGTGCTGGGCGAGATCGCTCAGAAGTTGCCTGCTCTGCCAGCGGATGGGATCACGTTTACCGTGCTGGTGACTCATGCCGGTGTGGAAGGTCAGATGCCGCATATGGCCGGCGGGCTCAAATTCAGCCAGATCAACCCGCTTAAGGATGTGGTGCAGTACGTGGCGCTCGGTCACCTGCATAAGCCCTATGCCGTGGACGACTGGATATACAACCCCGGTTCGCTGGAAACATGTGGCTTTGACGAAGCGGAGTACAGGCGCGGTGCTTACCTGGTTGAGGTTTCAGAAGAGGGCAGTCACCGCGCCGAACATCTCGTCAATGTGCGGCGATTGTTCCTGTCAATTACGGTTGATGTTGATCTCTGTACCACACCGGAAGCGCTGTATAGCCTGGTTCAGGCAGTAGTTCAGGAGGCCAGACGTAAGCATGAAGCCGATCTGCAGGCGATCCCGGATCCTGAGCGCCGGAAGCCGGTTGTCCGCCTGATCCTGCGCGGGAACCTGGCCTTTGATCGCTCCCAGCTTGACCTTGAGAAAACCCGGCAAGTGGTGCTGGACGAGTTCGAACCCCTGCATGGACGGGTCGATGACCAGACGACACTGCTCGGTTTGGCGGTGGAGACGGACTCTACCCTGACACGGGAGCAATTGGAGCGCAGGGTGTTTGCTGCGCTGGTTCGGGGAGATCCGCGTTTCAGAGGGCATGAGGATGAGATGACAGCCCTGTTGCAGGAAGTGAAAGAGATGGCTCTACGGAAAGTGGATCCGGCGGCTATCTACACGCTTCTTGACGCCCAGCTCCACTGGATGGAAGAAGGCAGCGATGTGGATCACTAGTGTGCAACTGACCAACATCAAGAGCTATGGGCCGGATGGCCAGACCATCCCCTTCAAGGAGGGAGTTAACCTGATTCAGGGGGAAAATGGGGCGGGCAAGTCCACAATCCTGGAAGCGATTGGCCTGGCGCTCTTTGATCGCAAGCCCTATAACCTGGGGAGCTTTGTCCGGGAAGGGGCGCGTACCGGACGAATAGAGGTCGGCTTTTTCAGCAGTCTTGATGAGCGCGAATATGTGGTGGTGCGTGCGGTAGGCGGTAGCAGCCAGACGTATGTTTACGATCCGCAAATCAAGGCGAAAGTCTGCGAAGGCCGGGATGATACACTGAAGTTCATCCGCGATCATCTGCAGGCCGAAGATGACGCCGATCTGACCACCTTCTTTGTGGACGCTGTTGGCGTGCCGCAGGGAACCATGACGGCCATCTTCCGCGAGACAGCAGCCGCTCGGAAGGAGAAGTTCAACCGGCTGTTGCGGATGGATGCCTATGAGATCGCTTACAAGAACCTGAGCGAGACAGGACACTATATTCGCGACCAGATCGCTGGCAATCAGACCCGGCAGGCTCATCTGCAGGGCAAGCTGGCTGACCTGCCGAATGTGACCGCCGCAATCGACCGGATTACCCAGGAACTGACGGCTGCTGAAGTACAGCATGCTGATATCCGCCAGCAACTGACAGCCGTCAGTGAGCAGCGACAGGCAGCCGATCGGCAGCGCGATCGCCTGGATGACCTGACGCGGCGGGTCGAAGCAGCTGCCGCTGAACTGCGGGTTTTGGATGAGAAGTTGACCTCAGCAGGCAATGCCGTGCGAGAAGCCGAGGCGGCCCAGGATATCGTTGGCAGGACCAAGGCAGCTTATGATGGGTATGAGGCTGCTGAACGGGACCTGGCCGCCCTGCAGGCCAAGCAGCAGGAGTACCACCGCGTTCAGGAACGCCAGCACGAACTGGACAAACAGCATGGCCTGCTGGCCACCGCACTGGATCGGCTGCGCCGCGATCTGGAAGGGGCTGTTCGAGCTGAAGAGGAAATGGCCACGCTTGAGCCGCTGGTCCGCGAGCAGGAGGTTTTGGAAGCGGCGCTGACAAAGGCGCGGACTGACCAGGCTACCCTTCAGCAAAGTAAGGCACAGCTTGACCATCTGCAGGGGGTTCTGGCTGACCTGCGCAGGCGCATGGCCAGCAGTCAGGCGTTTCTGGTGGCCGCTGGCCTGAACCTGGTGAAGCCGATCACTGAGTCTGTTGAGGCTGAAGCAGAGAACGTGGATCTTGCCGC
This is a stretch of genomic DNA from Anaerolineae bacterium. It encodes these proteins:
- the tkt gene encoding transketolase; protein product: MTQTDIASLSINTIRMLAVDAIQKANSGHPGLPMGAAPMAYVLWTQFLKHNPTNPEWPDRDRFVLSAGHGSMLLYSLLYLTGYGVSLEDLKQFRQWGSATPGHPEYGETPGVETTTGPLGQGFATAVGMAVAEAHLAAVFNRPGYPIIDHYTYVLASDGDLMEGISHEAASLAGHLGLHKLICLYDDNHITLAGPTSDTFSEDIPARFRAYGWHVLQVDDGNDVDALAGALRAAHQVTDRPILIDVRTTIGYGSPNKANSHEAHGSPLGADEVRLTKENLGWPAEPTFYVPPEVLDHMRKAKDRGRESQQAWSELLAAYEDAYPDLYAELARAWAGELPADWDADLPTFSPESGAMATRKAGGKVLNAIARRVKTMIGGDADLAPSTNTLISGTGNFSRHDYSARNVRFGVREHAMGAMVNGMALHGGICRPYSATFMVFSDYMRPAVRLGALMDLPTLYIFTHDSVGVGEDGPTHQPVEHLAALRAIPNLTVIRPADANETVGAYRAIMESRGPVALVLTRQDLPVLDPATVGDVRKGAYILFDSAPRPEVILIGTGSEVQFALAAGQQLAAEGIAVRVVSMPSQELFARQPLEYRQSVLPPDVRKRVSIEAGVGMGWHRWVGDEGVIISVERFGASAPMKVIYQHFGLTTEAVVEAAKRLLQR
- a CDS encoding ClbS/DfsB family four-helix bundle protein, whose product is MSKKALLDDLRAARAEFLAAIEGLSEDEMLRPGVEGIWSVKDIIAHLIAWEAELVTALNRKLSPAYRNAPPIVLIEDIDEWNMEQYHQHANRPLDILLPDFHGVHKHLLLAIEGLDEQLLEDPLRFEWMEGEPLAYLIQETATWHEQEHAESIRAWRRQLQQEATP
- a CDS encoding VTT domain-containing protein, with the protein product MSLEDSRVPEPAQRLPISRSIGTIPWKRVGAVVLALAITVVIALLANHIEELRALGYLGAFLIMLAGNATVILPVPGLVYVIAMSSTLNPWLLGLAAGPGAALGELTGYLAGYGGVTPLEHTRVYQRFDHWMDRFGPLVIFVLAIIPNPVFDMAGLLAGASHMPWWQFLLAAILGKTIQSIVLAWAGALSIEWITRIFA
- a CDS encoding exonuclease SbcCD subunit D; the protein is MRFLHIADVHLGNQQYNLKERYNDFGRAFADMVTLALDKGVDALVIAGDLFHKSAVEPLTLLQAEDGLQRLHDAGVPVIVVHGNHDSARYMAQMSWLDYLGERGLVHLLAPQFDRSGVVLLPWDGQEKQGAYLDIGHIRFVGVPWLGSSAGHVLGEIAQKLPALPADGITFTVLVTHAGVEGQMPHMAGGLKFSQINPLKDVVQYVALGHLHKPYAVDDWIYNPGSLETCGFDEAEYRRGAYLVEVSEEGSHRAEHLVNVRRLFLSITVDVDLCTTPEALYSLVQAVVQEARRKHEADLQAIPDPERRKPVVRLILRGNLAFDRSQLDLEKTRQVVLDEFEPLHGRVDDQTTLLGLAVETDSTLTREQLERRVFAALVRGDPRFRGHEDEMTALLQEVKEMALRKVDPAAIYTLLDAQLHWMEEGSDVDH